Below is a genomic region from Synergistaceae bacterium.
GTCCTGTTTCCTTCGAAGGCGCCCGACTGCTTCAGCTGCGGGTCGAGTCCCGCGTAGGCGACCAGCTTCTTGGGGCTGTCGAAGCGGTCTATGTCTCCTATCTCGGCAAGCATGACCGCCCCGGTGACGGGACTCACTCCGGGGACAGTCGCTATCTCGGTGCCGAGCCCGGCCATGATCTCCGCTATCTTACCGTCGATCACGGCTATCCGCTTCTCGAAATCCTCCATGCTCTCCAAGAGCAGTCTCATCTCGAGCGCCAGGGTGTCGGCGGAGATTTTCACTCCTATGGACGAGGCTGCCGCCTCCTTGATCCGCCGGGCCCTCTCCTCCCCCAGACGCCCCCTGCTGGCCTCCTCGACAAGGCCGGTCAGGACGTTCAGGTCCATCTCCTTGATCTTCGCGGGGACGGCGCACTCCTTGAGGGCGGTGCGGGAGCTCAGGCAGAACATGTCGGGAAATACGGACTCGTACTCCGGGAAGACCTGGTCCATGACGGCCACGGCCTTGCGCTTCAGATCCGAGCACATGTCCCTGAAGGACTCCCTGAGGCGCGTCAGGTTCTTCAAGCTTACGATGTCTTCCTCGGCGAGGCGGGTGGACTCGAAGTTGCCGAACCTTATGGCCTCGGCGATGAGGAAGCTGTCGACGGAGTCGGTCTTTGTGCCCCTTATGTGGAAGTTCCTGAACCCGTCCGTCTGAATGGGATTGATGACGCGGACGGAGAACCCTCTCTCGCACAGGAAGGAGTAAAGAGCGAGCCAGTAGTGACCCGTCGCCTCCATCCCCGTCACCAGCTCCTCCTCCCCGGAGAGACGCCACTCGACGAAGGAGAGAAGCCTTTCGAAACCCTCTTTGGTGTTGGAAAAGCGCAGAGATTTCCCCATTCTCCTCCCGTCCGCGGCCACGATTCCGGCCTCGTGATGCTTCTTCCCGATGTCGATGCCCATGTACATCAATTCGCACACCCCCGTGCAAGTGATTTTGCAGGGCGGCCTCGCGCTCCGGCGGCGCACAACCTCCTTCGACAAGCGTGGACGCCGCATGTTCCGGGCGCCACATCCAGCTCATTCGTGCAGGGCCGCAGGTACGAGGCACCAGTCTCGCATTCGAGGTTTTCCCCCAAGGGATCTAACGGCGATACTCGGCCTGCATGCCATTATCGCAGTTGAGGAGGTCTTGTTGCACCTCTTGTGCGACGACTACATATTAGGAGGGATCCTGAGGTGTGCTCTCGGGGTCTCTGGGTCCTTCGCTTCGCTCAGGACGACAGAGAGGTCAGGACAACAGAGAGGCAGAATATTTTTATGAAATATTGACTGCTGCACGGAAATACCTTATACTCTCTTTGAGCGGACAGCTCGGTGCGGCTGACACCTAAAATCCGAAAGAGTTCGGGACGAATGAGCCCGATGTCGCTGGGCGACGAAAAAACCCATGATGCGCTTGGGACATATGAGCCCGATGCCGGCGGACGGCGATAAAATCAGCCATTGGAGGGGGTACGTCTTATTGTACCCCTTCTTATTTTTTGCGGAAGAGGCTTAGTCAAGTGATAACAATTCCTGA
It encodes:
- a CDS encoding IS110 family transposase; the protein is MCELMYMGIDIGKKHHEAGIVAADGRRMGKSLRFSNTKEGFERLLSFVEWRLSGEEELVTGMEATGHYWLALYSFLCERGFSVRVINPIQTDGFRNFHIRGTKTDSVDSFLIAEAIRFGNFESTRLAEEDIVSLKNLTRLRESFRDMCSDLKRKAVAVMDQVFPEYESVFPDMFCLSSRTALKECAVPAKIKEMDLNVLTGLVEEASRGRLGEERARRIKEAAASSIGVKISADTLALEMRLLLESMEDFEKRIAVIDGKIAEIMAGLGTEIATVPGVSPVTGAVMLAEIGDIDRFDSPKKLVAYAGLDPQLKQSGAFEGNRTRISKRGSPSLRRAFWMSAVVAAQTDPVFKALYEKKRREGKAYGTAIGA